In one window of Pseudodesulfovibrio sediminis DNA:
- a CDS encoding glycogen-binding domain-containing protein, with protein sequence MTEETNKILTEKAIIEDIRRAPETAVPEGLTQQVMSRLEPRRATLWTRVRVWMMRPHAIKVRPLEAIPALTIAMALLILTVVKMDGPVPENHIQLSTVRFVLNDAARQASSVAVIGSFNGWSAERSVMWYSPADEAWVLEAELPQGDHEYLFLVNGEKLVPDPGAPLSMDDGFGNRNSIVFVNVEREHVL encoded by the coding sequence ATGACTGAAGAAACTAATAAAATCCTTACGGAAAAAGCCATTATTGAAGATATTCGGCGTGCGCCTGAAACCGCCGTGCCAGAGGGCCTTACCCAGCAGGTTATGAGTCGGCTTGAACCCCGACGCGCGACTCTCTGGACACGGGTTCGTGTGTGGATGATGCGGCCTCATGCCATCAAGGTCAGACCTCTGGAAGCCATACCGGCCTTGACCATAGCCATGGCCCTGCTGATCCTGACCGTGGTTAAAATGGATGGGCCTGTGCCTGAAAATCATATCCAGTTGAGTACTGTCCGTTTCGTCTTGAACGATGCGGCCAGACAGGCCTCTTCAGTGGCCGTCATCGGGTCTTTCAACGGTTGGAGTGCAGAGCGGTCCGTCATGTGGTACAGTCCGGCAGACGAGGCATGGGTGCTTGAAGCCGAGCTGCCTCAGGGAGACCATGAATATCTTTTCCTTGTGAACGGGGAAAAGCTGGTGCCCGATCCGGGTGCGCCGTTGAGTATGGATGATGGCTTTGGCAACAGGAATTCCATCGTCTTTGTGAATGTTGAAAGGGAACATGTACTATAA
- a CDS encoding RNA polymerase sigma factor, with protein MRDKRETEIVKDVLLGDTQAFGLLVREYKGPVFNLMLRMVSDGDIAADLSQEAFVKAYEKLDSFKLGKRFFPWLYSIALNVARDWLRSNGRDKHVFMEDASVMVPPGDGQDTHKAIENRLDGGKAFEMVLALPTKYREALMLRYKYEFSMQEIATSLEISVSGAKMRVSRGLDMIRHQFDEGNDD; from the coding sequence ATGAGAGATAAACGGGAAACGGAAATTGTGAAAGATGTGCTTCTGGGGGACACCCAGGCATTTGGTCTCTTGGTGCGTGAGTACAAGGGACCGGTGTTTAATCTCATGTTGCGCATGGTGAGTGATGGAGACATTGCCGCCGATCTTTCACAGGAAGCCTTTGTAAAGGCCTATGAAAAACTGGATTCATTTAAATTGGGAAAACGGTTTTTCCCATGGTTATATTCGATTGCACTGAATGTGGCCCGCGACTGGCTTCGCAGCAATGGTCGCGATAAACATGTTTTCATGGAAGATGCGTCAGTCATGGTTCCTCCAGGAGATGGCCAGGACACGCATAAGGCGATTGAAAATCGTTTGGATGGGGGCAAAGCCTTTGAAATGGTACTGGCCCTGCCTACAAAGTATAGGGAAGCGTTGATGCTTAGATACAAATACGAGTTTTCAATGCAGGAGATAGCGACTTCGTTGGAGATTTCCGTCAGTGGCGCAAAGATGCGCGTAAGCAGGGGGCTGGATATGATCCGCCACCAATTTGACGAGGGTAATGATGACTGA
- a CDS encoding nitroreductase family protein: MNNHENTILDAIFNRRSIRKFTDEPVTRDEIHTILDAGRWAPSGLNNQPWRFMVITRDTLRHADLAECTKYAHIVRQSAACICILLDKTAMYSEMKDHQGAGACTQNMLLAAHALGLGAVWLGEIVNDQKKTLDVLGQSPDTYELQVVIALGRPDQQGSSNRKDLSELMLEDF, translated from the coding sequence ATGAACAACCATGAGAATACCATTCTCGACGCCATTTTCAACCGTCGCTCCATCCGGAAGTTCACGGATGAGCCGGTCACGCGAGACGAGATTCACACCATTCTGGATGCGGGTCGATGGGCCCCAAGCGGCCTGAACAACCAACCCTGGCGTTTCATGGTTATCACACGTGACACGTTGCGTCATGCCGATTTGGCAGAATGCACCAAATACGCCCATATCGTCCGTCAGTCTGCGGCCTGCATCTGCATCCTGCTCGACAAAACAGCCATGTACAGTGAGATGAAAGACCATCAGGGCGCCGGGGCCTGTACCCAGAACATGCTGCTCGCTGCCCACGCGCTGGGCCTGGGCGCGGTCTGGCTGGGCGAAATCGTCAATGACCAGAAAAAAACATTGGACGTACTTGGTCAATCCCCTGATACATACGAACTCCAGGTTGTCATCGCCCTGGGCCGCCCCGATCAGCAAGGCAGCTCCAACCGAAAAGACCTGTCCGAACTCATGCTGGAGGACTTTTAA
- a CDS encoding MBL fold metallo-hydrolase has translation MTIKTFALGPLQTNCYVLSNDRQAVAVDPGGDPAAVLDYLKENGLTLTHILITHMHFDHTAGNKALSEATGAPVLCNKGDAPLLDTWLGKGGDMGLPVLDPYEWENLEPGETEFIGLPCTIFYTPGHSEGSLTFYFPDAQTAFVGDLIFYRSIGRTDFPGGNLDILKNSVQTHIFTLPEDTTLLSGHGPETSVGDEKNHNPFFGGF, from the coding sequence ATGACCATCAAGACCTTTGCTCTGGGCCCGCTCCAGACCAACTGCTACGTGCTCTCTAACGATAGACAGGCCGTGGCTGTCGATCCGGGGGGTGACCCCGCTGCCGTGCTCGACTATCTCAAGGAAAACGGCCTGACCCTGACCCATATCCTGATCACGCACATGCATTTCGATCACACGGCCGGGAACAAGGCGTTGTCCGAGGCGACCGGCGCACCCGTGCTGTGCAACAAGGGGGACGCCCCCCTGCTCGACACGTGGCTCGGCAAAGGCGGCGACATGGGCCTTCCCGTTCTCGATCCCTATGAATGGGAGAATCTGGAACCGGGAGAAACCGAGTTCATCGGCCTGCCCTGCACCATTTTCTATACGCCGGGACACTCCGAAGGCAGTCTGACCTTTTATTTCCCTGATGCACAGACCGCCTTTGTCGGCGACCTCATCTTCTACCGCTCCATCGGGCGCACGGATTTTCCGGGCGGCAACCTCGATATACTCAAAAACTCGGTGCAGACCCATATTTTCACCCTGCCGGAGGACACCACTCTCCTGTCCGGCCATGGTCCGGAGACCTCGGTGGGTGACGAAAAGAATCACAACCCCTTTTTCGGAGGATTTTGA
- a CDS encoding flavodoxin family protein, with the protein MNKAIVFACSHRRGGNSDRAARLLAQGITEAGGEAEVLYVRNREIMHCLACGYCDKANKVQGQRRCVLGAKDEAWDLFQHFFSSPCILFASPVYFYHLPSRFKTWIDRGQQYWQARLDKEPWIASLPKRTAHAVLVAGQPSGDKLFEGARLTIKYFVQNFNMDLADPLVFRGIDDRNDLKGQETFEAQVVELGKQAWASSS; encoded by the coding sequence GTGAACAAAGCCATCGTATTCGCCTGCAGCCATCGGCGGGGCGGCAACTCGGACCGGGCTGCCCGACTCCTGGCCCAAGGAATAACCGAGGCAGGCGGCGAAGCCGAAGTCCTGTATGTCCGCAACCGCGAAATCATGCATTGCCTGGCCTGTGGATACTGCGACAAGGCAAACAAGGTTCAGGGGCAACGGCGCTGTGTACTCGGGGCCAAAGACGAGGCATGGGACCTGTTCCAGCACTTTTTCTCCTCCCCCTGCATCCTTTTTGCGTCACCCGTCTATTTCTATCATCTCCCGTCGAGGTTCAAGACCTGGATCGACCGGGGGCAACAATACTGGCAGGCCCGTCTGGACAAGGAGCCTTGGATAGCCTCCCTGCCCAAACGCACGGCGCACGCGGTGCTGGTGGCCGGACAGCCTTCAGGAGACAAACTCTTTGAGGGAGCGCGCCTGACCATCAAGTACTTTGTCCAGAATTTCAACATGGACCTGGCCGACCCGCTGGTCTTCCGTGGAATAGATGACCGCAACGACCTGAAGGGACAGGAAACCTTTGAAGCGCAGGTCGTTGAGTTGGGTAAACAGGCCTGGGCTTCCTCCAGCTGA
- a CDS encoding ComF family protein — translation MPDASESVCSACAREIAPRTGGYCPACGTVSGIADAPPTQCPDCRHSPPPWDTLMFHGIYEGLLRELVINYKFTGNIGQSTLLGTMVCETFARAHARIPDCIVPVPLHTRRLQKRGFNQSLELSRLLSRKINRPLLSHGLHRVRNTPPQTRLGHRERQENIRDAFVADRELIEGKNILLVDDVFTTGATLSECAITLRRAGASGTDVLVLARAVQD, via the coding sequence ATGCCAGACGCTTCCGAAAGCGTGTGCTCGGCATGCGCCCGGGAGATTGCCCCCCGCACCGGCGGCTACTGCCCTGCCTGCGGGACCGTGTCCGGGATTGCGGACGCGCCCCCGACCCAGTGCCCCGATTGCCGTCACTCTCCACCCCCATGGGACACGCTCATGTTCCACGGCATATACGAAGGCCTGCTCCGAGAACTTGTCATCAACTATAAATTCACAGGAAATATAGGGCAATCAACGCTTTTGGGGACCATGGTCTGCGAGACGTTTGCTCGCGCCCACGCACGGATTCCCGACTGCATCGTGCCTGTGCCGCTGCACACACGGAGGTTGCAAAAAAGAGGATTCAATCAAAGCTTGGAGTTATCGCGTTTGTTGAGTAGAAAGATCAACCGTCCGCTGCTGAGCCACGGATTGCACAGGGTGAGAAACACCCCGCCACAGACACGGCTCGGGCATCGGGAGCGACAGGAGAACATCAGGGATGCCTTTGTCGCGGACCGGGAACTAATCGAAGGGAAGAACATCCTGCTGGTGGACGACGTCTTCACCACAGGAGCAACCCTGTCTGAATGTGCCATCACATTGCGACGGGCCGGCGCTTCCGGAACAGACGTGCTCGTACTGGCGCGAGCAGTGCAGGACTAG
- the rplU gene encoding 50S ribosomal protein L21 yields the protein MFAIIETGGKQYRVEEGLELNVDLLKADAGNNLSIDSVLLVEKDGDTKIGVPYVEGAKVECEVLGHIRGEKIVVFHKLPKKDARKTQGHRQDYTQLKVKSITA from the coding sequence ATGTTTGCTATCATTGAGACCGGCGGAAAACAGTACCGCGTTGAAGAAGGTCTTGAACTTAATGTAGATTTGCTCAAGGCCGATGCGGGTAACAACCTCAGCATCGATTCCGTTCTCCTGGTCGAGAAAGACGGCGATACCAAGATTGGTGTTCCGTATGTCGAAGGTGCCAAGGTTGAATGCGAAGTTCTCGGTCACATCCGTGGCGAAAAGATCGTCGTCTTCCACAAGCTGCCTAAAAAGGACGCTCGCAAGACGCAGGGTCACCGCCAGGATTACACCCAACTTAAAGTCAAGTCCATCACGGCCTAG
- the rpmA gene encoding 50S ribosomal protein L27 has protein sequence MAHKKAGGSSRNGRDSAGQRRGVKIFGGQEVVAGNILVRQLGTKFHAGEGVGIGKDYTLFALRDGVVKYEKYTRKKVVKTRVLVLPSEA, from the coding sequence ATGGCTCATAAGAAAGCTGGTGGTAGTTCCAGAAACGGTCGCGACAGCGCCGGACAAAGACGTGGCGTGAAGATTTTCGGTGGTCAGGAAGTCGTAGCAGGCAACATCCTTGTTCGTCAGCTCGGCACCAAGTTCCACGCAGGCGAAGGCGTTGGCATCGGCAAGGATTACACCTTGTTTGCTCTGCGCGACGGCGTCGTCAAATACGAGAAGTACACTCGCAAGAAAGTCGTCAAGACTCGCGTGCTCGTACTGCCCTCCGAGGCCTAG
- the obgE gene encoding GTPase ObgE yields MRFVDEATIKVSSGKGGNGCASLRREANVPKGGPDGGDGGKGGDLIFRGSSRLMTLYDFRLKRMYGAKNGQQGMGRDRYGKAADDLIIDLPVGTLVYEVTEEEDGTTHEKLIADLVEDGTAITICEGGRGGRGNLHFKSSTNRTPRYAEPGFPGEEKKIRLELKILADVGLLGLPSAGKSTFISKISAARPKIAAYPFTTLVPNLGVIEDDDYNRMVIADIPGLIEGASEGRGLGITFLKHVERTRFLVHILAVEDLNREDPLDGYEMLNQELREYNAEIAEKTQIKVINKIDTLSDEELEELKATVAATGEKVFFISALRGDGLDELLAEMWHQLSLLEMQPDEIEEN; encoded by the coding sequence ATGCGATTCGTAGATGAAGCGACCATCAAGGTATCGTCCGGCAAGGGCGGCAACGGCTGTGCAAGTCTCAGGCGTGAAGCCAACGTGCCCAAAGGCGGACCGGACGGCGGGGACGGCGGCAAAGGCGGCGACCTCATCTTCCGTGGTTCTTCACGTCTCATGACCCTGTACGATTTTCGTCTGAAGCGCATGTATGGCGCCAAGAACGGTCAGCAGGGAATGGGCCGCGACCGCTACGGCAAGGCTGCTGACGACCTGATCATCGATCTGCCCGTGGGCACCCTCGTCTATGAAGTCACCGAGGAAGAAGACGGCACGACCCATGAAAAGCTCATTGCCGACCTGGTGGAAGACGGCACCGCGATCACCATCTGCGAAGGCGGCAGAGGCGGACGTGGCAACCTGCATTTCAAATCCTCGACCAACCGGACTCCTCGTTATGCCGAGCCCGGCTTTCCCGGCGAGGAAAAGAAAATTCGCCTGGAGCTGAAGATTCTGGCCGATGTCGGTCTGCTGGGCCTCCCCTCTGCGGGCAAGTCCACATTCATTTCCAAAATTTCCGCTGCCCGCCCCAAGATCGCGGCCTATCCGTTCACCACGCTTGTGCCGAATCTCGGCGTCATCGAGGACGACGACTACAACCGCATGGTCATTGCCGACATCCCCGGCCTTATCGAAGGCGCTTCCGAGGGACGCGGCCTGGGCATCACCTTCCTCAAGCATGTGGAGCGCACCCGTTTTCTCGTGCACATTCTCGCTGTGGAAGACCTGAACCGTGAGGATCCCCTGGACGGCTATGAAATGCTGAACCAGGAACTCCGCGAATACAACGCTGAAATAGCTGAAAAAACGCAGATCAAGGTCATCAACAAGATTGATACGCTCTCGGATGAGGAGCTGGAAGAATTGAAAGCCACTGTCGCAGCCACAGGCGAAAAGGTGTTCTTCATCTCCGCCCTGCGCGGTGACGGTCTGGACGAGTTACTCGCAGAGATGTGGCACCAACTCTCCCTGCTTGAGATGCAGCCCGACGAGATCGAAGAGAATTAA
- the proB gene encoding glutamate 5-kinase, whose protein sequence is MINRESLLTDIHRVVVKVGSAVITTGDGLNHAAINQLADQLAALREQGMEIVLVSSGAVAAGRQRIFERTSKKSKKYTDMASRQAASAIGQGRLMHDYDEAFARHGLVTAQVLLTRNGLKVRERFLNARNTMERLLEWGVIPIVNENDTVSTRELEFGDNDTLGAMCIGLIGADLFVNLTSADGVFDKNPDNHPDAKAMPTIEKIDAMDIETMCDGTTSVGTGGMYSKLRAARRASQLGVPTFIVSGKGDFDFMTALRSTDRGTLVIPREHAVSSKKFWLAYHDDPAGSIVVDKGAAEALMSKGKSLLPIGIAKVDGCFDQGALVFIKTLDGDELGVGLTNFSSDELCRIKGKRTGDLDSIIGHQTSNEAIHRDNMLLDAAI, encoded by the coding sequence ATGATAAATCGTGAATCTCTGCTCACCGATATCCACCGTGTGGTGGTCAAGGTTGGAAGCGCAGTTATCACCACGGGAGACGGGCTGAATCATGCCGCCATCAACCAGCTGGCGGATCAGCTCGCGGCCCTGCGTGAGCAAGGTATGGAAATCGTTCTGGTCTCTTCCGGCGCCGTGGCTGCCGGACGCCAACGCATTTTCGAGCGCACCAGCAAGAAGAGCAAAAAATATACGGATATGGCTTCCCGCCAGGCAGCTTCGGCCATCGGCCAGGGACGACTCATGCACGACTATGACGAGGCCTTTGCCCGTCATGGTCTGGTCACCGCCCAGGTCCTGCTGACCCGTAACGGTCTCAAGGTCCGCGAACGTTTTCTCAACGCCCGCAACACCATGGAAAGACTCCTTGAGTGGGGCGTCATTCCCATTGTCAACGAGAACGACACGGTCTCCACTCGTGAGCTGGAGTTTGGTGACAACGACACACTCGGCGCCATGTGCATCGGACTTATCGGTGCGGATTTGTTCGTCAACCTGACATCGGCCGACGGTGTGTTCGACAAGAACCCGGACAATCACCCGGATGCCAAGGCCATGCCGACCATAGAAAAAATCGACGCCATGGATATCGAAACCATGTGCGACGGCACCACCTCTGTCGGCACCGGCGGCATGTACTCCAAATTGCGGGCAGCCCGACGGGCATCCCAGCTCGGCGTGCCCACGTTCATCGTATCCGGCAAGGGTGATTTCGACTTCATGACCGCCCTGCGCAGCACGGACAGAGGGACGCTGGTCATTCCCCGGGAGCATGCCGTTTCCAGCAAAAAATTCTGGCTCGCCTATCATGACGACCCGGCAGGGTCCATTGTCGTTGACAAGGGCGCGGCCGAAGCCCTGATGAGCAAGGGAAAATCCCTGCTCCCCATCGGCATAGCCAAGGTGGACGGTTGTTTTGATCAGGGAGCACTTGTCTTCATCAAGACACTGGACGGCGACGAACTCGGCGTCGGACTGACCAACTTTTCTTCGGATGAACTGTGCCGCATCAAGGGTAAACGTACCGGTGACCTTGATTCAATAATAGGCCACCAGACCTCCAACGAGGCCATTCACCGGGATAATATGCTGCTGGATGCGGCCATATAA
- a CDS encoding MFS transporter, producing the protein MRKLYLDKNLQYVFAVTLIAILGVSSIIPALPGIIEGLNFTPATIGLTIAVFTLPGVLLAPVVGILADRIGRKIILVPSLIIFGIFGFSCFFAQSMTQLLVLRFLQGIGAAPLGVLYGTIIGDLYQGKERAQAMGYNASVLSMGTAGFPALGGFLAMLGWNWPFLLPLLAIPLGLSIIKGMDSPEPQSKGSLKDYLKEALDQMKTRQALALFATTWLTFMILYGPIVTYVPILLSHKFQASPASIGIVFLVASGFAGLAAFQLGRLANVFGQKILLSAAAVLYGASMLLMPEAPGLWSTIPPVICFGLAQGLNIPTTMTMLTTIAPMEQRGAFMAANGLLLRLAQTVAPLFMGLIYAVLGMTAVFWSGFLFAVAILILAIFYIQNPKAE; encoded by the coding sequence ATGCGCAAACTCTATCTCGACAAGAATCTTCAGTATGTCTTCGCCGTCACCTTGATAGCCATTCTCGGTGTCTCTTCCATCATTCCTGCCTTGCCGGGCATCATTGAGGGACTTAACTTCACTCCGGCAACCATCGGGCTGACCATCGCGGTTTTCACCCTGCCCGGCGTCCTGCTCGCTCCAGTGGTGGGCATCCTGGCGGATCGTATAGGTCGCAAGATCATCCTGGTCCCATCGCTCATCATTTTCGGCATCTTCGGATTCAGCTGTTTTTTCGCTCAATCCATGACGCAACTGCTGGTTCTGCGATTTCTCCAAGGTATCGGAGCCGCGCCCCTTGGCGTCCTTTACGGCACCATCATTGGCGACCTCTACCAAGGCAAAGAACGCGCACAGGCCATGGGGTACAACGCCTCCGTCCTGTCCATGGGCACAGCCGGTTTTCCTGCGCTGGGCGGTTTTCTGGCCATGCTCGGCTGGAACTGGCCCTTCCTCCTGCCCCTGCTGGCCATCCCCCTCGGCCTGTCCATCATCAAGGGCATGGATTCTCCTGAACCCCAGAGCAAGGGCAGTCTCAAGGACTACCTCAAGGAAGCCTTAGACCAAATGAAAACACGACAGGCTCTGGCTCTTTTTGCCACAACCTGGCTCACCTTCATGATCCTCTACGGCCCTATCGTCACTTATGTACCCATCCTGCTGAGTCATAAATTTCAGGCTTCGCCCGCTTCCATCGGCATCGTCTTTCTGGTGGCATCAGGCTTCGCCGGGCTGGCCGCCTTCCAACTGGGCAGACTGGCCAATGTCTTCGGGCAGAAGATATTGCTGTCTGCCGCAGCCGTGCTCTATGGAGCGTCCATGCTTCTCATGCCCGAAGCACCGGGTCTGTGGAGCACCATCCCCCCGGTCATCTGCTTCGGCCTGGCCCAGGGCCTGAACATCCCCACCACCATGACCATGCTGACAACCATCGCTCCCATGGAACAACGCGGCGCATTCATGGCCGCAAACGGGCTGCTTCTGCGTCTGGCGCAAACCGTCGCGCCCCTGTTCATGGGGCTTATCTATGCCGTGCTCGGCATGACCGCCGTGTTCTGGAGTGGATTCCTTTTTGCCGTGGCGATTCTGATCCTTGCCATTTTCTACATACAGAATCCCAAAGCTGAATAG
- a CDS encoding PadR family transcriptional regulator, whose protein sequence is MSKKVGGSKPQRYVQPSLLMALKGGESYGYQLIQAIAEYGFMRDEAPPGMIYRHLRQMDDEGLVESRWDAEGDGPAKRVYSITQEGLEILDAWVLHMERQRNSLDNFINMYRNQ, encoded by the coding sequence ATGTCAAAAAAAGTTGGTGGCAGCAAGCCGCAAAGATATGTTCAGCCCTCTCTGCTCATGGCGTTGAAAGGGGGAGAATCCTATGGATATCAGCTGATTCAGGCTATTGCGGAGTACGGATTCATGCGTGATGAAGCGCCTCCTGGCATGATCTATCGGCATCTGCGTCAGATGGATGATGAAGGATTGGTCGAATCCCGGTGGGATGCGGAAGGAGATGGTCCGGCCAAGCGGGTCTATTCCATCACGCAGGAGGGGTTGGAAATTCTGGACGCCTGGGTCTTGCACATGGAACGGCAGCGCAACTCACTGGATAATTTCATCAATATGTATCGAAATCAGTAG
- a CDS encoding uridine kinase, translating into MGKLIKEEGEKGRLHIDTPLLGESLVAKGLLAKTESENYFRMQPDVHVLKIGGQSIMDRGAKALFPILEELVKAKEEHKILLMCGGGTRARHVYNIGIDLGMPTGVLSKLGDKVSAQNAEMLSVLLAKHGGAMIGHGDHLEQLHMYCQLGYLPITTGIPPYGFFEHPAELGSIPPHRTDSGACLLAENIGAKSLIYLKDEKGMYENDPKKGDRDTMKFFDKIHVDELIEMDLEDLIVERPVLTFLKNAKTLKSFQIIDVLRHPEHLHAALRGEHVGTIIYKD; encoded by the coding sequence ATGGGTAAGCTTATCAAGGAAGAGGGTGAGAAGGGCCGGTTGCACATCGATACACCGTTGCTGGGTGAATCCCTTGTGGCCAAGGGATTGCTTGCGAAGACGGAGTCGGAGAACTATTTCCGCATGCAGCCTGATGTGCATGTGCTCAAGATTGGCGGCCAGTCCATAATGGATCGTGGTGCCAAGGCGCTGTTTCCCATTCTGGAGGAGTTGGTCAAAGCCAAGGAAGAGCACAAGATTCTGCTCATGTGTGGTGGTGGCACGCGTGCCCGCCACGTCTATAATATCGGTATCGATCTCGGTATGCCGACCGGTGTCCTGTCCAAGCTCGGCGATAAGGTTTCGGCTCAGAACGCCGAGATGCTTTCAGTGCTTTTGGCCAAGCACGGTGGTGCCATGATCGGTCACGGTGATCATCTGGAGCAGTTGCATATGTACTGCCAGCTGGGCTACCTGCCCATCACGACCGGTATCCCGCCTTATGGGTTCTTCGAACATCCGGCAGAGCTGGGTTCCATTCCGCCTCACCGCACCGATTCCGGTGCCTGTCTGCTGGCCGAGAACATCGGTGCCAAGTCCCTCATTTATTTGAAGGACGAAAAGGGTATGTATGAGAATGACCCGAAGAAGGGCGATCGCGATACCATGAAGTTTTTCGACAAGATTCATGTTGACGAACTGATCGAGATGGACCTTGAAGACCTCATCGTGGAACGCCCCGTCCTGACCTTCCTCAAGAACGCCAAGACGTTGAAGTCGTTCCAGATTATCGACGTTTTGCGTCATCCTGAACATCTGCATGCCGCGCTCAGGGGCGAACATGTGGGTACCATTATTTATAAAGACTAA